The Actinomycetota bacterium nucleotide sequence CGGTGACGGGCCTCGAAGCCGGGTCGAACCGTGCGCGCTTCGCTCTACGCGGCGACGGCCTGCTTGGCCAGCTCGGCGAGCTTCGCGAACGACGCGGCGTCGTTGATCGCCATGTCGGACAGCACCTTGCGGTCCAGCGCGATGCCGGCCACCTTCAGACCGTGCATGAACTGCGAGTACGATAGACCCGACAGGCGGGCGCCGGCGTTGATGCGCGCGATCCACAGGCGGCGGATCTCGCGCTTCTTGTTGCGGCGGTCGCGGTACTGGTACTGGAGCGAGTGCTGGACCTGCTCCTTGGCGTCCTTGTACGTGCGCGACTTGCAGGCCGAGTAGCCCTTCGCACGAGTCAGTACTGTGCGGCGCTTCTTCTTGGCGGTGACCGCCCTCTTCACCCTAGGCATCGGTGATCACTCCTCGTTTCTCGTATCAGCGGCGAGATCGGCGTATCAGCCGATGCCGAGGTTCTTCTTGATGACGGCGGTGTTGGCCGGATCCACGAGCGACTCGGCGCGGAAGGCGCGCTTCCGCTTCGGGCTCTTCTTCTCGAGGATGTGGCTCTTGAACGCGTTGCCCCGCACGATCTTGCCGGTACCCGTGGTGCGGAACCGCTTCGCGGTGCCCTTGTGCGTCTTCATCTTCGGCATGCGGTCACTCTCCTTGGCTCTCGTCAGCCTCGGCGGCCGGCGCTTCGGCGGCCTCGTCGGCCGCAGCTTCCTCGGCCGGCTTCTCGGCATGTGCTTCCTTCTTCGGCTCCTTGGGCTTGACCGGAGCCAGCAGCATGAACATGTTCCGCCCCTCGAGCTTGGGCTCGGCCTCGACGACCGCCAACTCCCGCAGCTCCTCGGCCAGCTTCTCCAGGATGGCCAGCCCGCGCTCGGCGTGCACCATCTCGCGTC carries:
- the rplT gene encoding 50S ribosomal protein L20 is translated as MPRVKRAVTAKKKRRTVLTRAKGYSACKSRTYKDAKEQVQHSLQYQYRDRRNKKREIRRLWIARINAGARLSGLSYSQFMHGLKVAGIALDRKVLSDMAINDAASFAKLAELAKQAVAA
- the rpmI gene encoding 50S ribosomal protein L35, with product MPKMKTHKGTAKRFRTTGTGKIVRGNAFKSHILEKKSPKRKRAFRAESLVDPANTAVIKKNLGIG